A window from Chitinophaga filiformis encodes these proteins:
- a CDS encoding tetratricopeptide repeat protein: MNRRKSLIVALLCVANGVMAQSVEDGLKDLYYGKYETAKENLQKVIAAKPTDDRGYYYLGIAQLGLHDDAGAAATFQKGLQAVPTSPLLQAGLGRIDLLKGDAAAAKQKFEAASTATEGRNGDVARAIADANTEIKGGDRGYALSVMEKLLNNEGRKKKEVYTAKAADYIELGDAYRLLGGENGGKAITAYDKALELEPNNAEAVMKQGLVNYNAKLLQDAVNDWTKATNLDANYAPAYYELYQFYITPTKAQLSLENAAKYLEKYMAAVGEGAGKLENEYNLAAIAFYRKDYDAAISKTKAVLPQTTEGNKGKFVRLLTDAYLQKGDTTTGKQVIEEYVKSVGDAKLQANDYKLLSAIYQQHVTDSAQEAINDSLAGMYLEKYALADTAKDVEKYRAVAENFKAMHDFKRSAEWYGKLVNDFTDEQNSGKVQDMFFKGTMEIYAREYDAADSTWGAFAAKYPNNEALGIYWRGRANMAKDPEAKSGVAVPYFQKFFEIKGDEKMNKPAQLMFPYQYMMIYYYNKDDQANMKIWMDKVLAIDPNNATVKAIQENQENKSKAAAVKPAQGNKK, translated from the coding sequence ATGAACAGACGGAAAAGTTTAATTGTTGCATTGCTGTGCGTCGCGAACGGCGTAATGGCCCAATCTGTAGAAGATGGATTGAAAGACCTGTATTATGGCAAGTATGAAACAGCCAAAGAAAATCTGCAAAAAGTAATAGCGGCCAAGCCAACCGATGACAGGGGGTATTACTACCTGGGTATTGCGCAGCTGGGCCTGCATGATGACGCCGGTGCTGCTGCAACTTTTCAGAAAGGACTGCAGGCTGTGCCTACCTCGCCTTTGTTACAGGCTGGCCTCGGCCGTATCGACCTGCTGAAAGGTGACGCTGCTGCAGCAAAACAAAAATTTGAAGCCGCCAGCACTGCTACCGAAGGACGTAACGGTGATGTAGCCCGCGCTATTGCAGATGCAAACACTGAAATAAAAGGTGGCGACCGCGGTTATGCATTGTCAGTAATGGAAAAACTGCTGAACAATGAAGGCCGTAAAAAGAAAGAAGTATATACTGCAAAAGCTGCAGATTATATAGAATTAGGCGACGCTTACCGCCTCCTGGGTGGTGAGAATGGTGGTAAAGCCATCACTGCTTACGACAAGGCGCTGGAACTCGAGCCTAACAACGCTGAAGCTGTAATGAAACAGGGTCTGGTGAACTACAACGCTAAACTGTTGCAGGATGCCGTAAATGATTGGACAAAAGCCACCAATCTGGACGCAAACTACGCACCAGCTTACTACGAACTGTACCAGTTCTATATCACTCCAACCAAAGCTCAGCTGTCACTCGAAAATGCAGCTAAGTACCTGGAGAAATATATGGCGGCAGTAGGTGAGGGCGCTGGTAAACTGGAAAACGAATACAACCTGGCTGCTATCGCTTTCTACCGTAAAGACTATGACGCTGCTATCAGCAAAACGAAAGCCGTATTACCCCAGACAACTGAAGGTAATAAAGGTAAATTCGTACGCCTGCTGACAGATGCTTATCTGCAGAAAGGTGATACCACTACCGGTAAACAGGTGATCGAAGAGTACGTTAAATCCGTTGGAGATGCTAAGCTCCAGGCTAACGACTACAAACTGCTGAGCGCTATCTACCAGCAGCATGTAACTGATTCTGCACAGGAAGCGATCAACGATTCTCTGGCTGGTATGTACCTGGAGAAATACGCACTGGCTGATACGGCAAAAGATGTTGAAAAATACAGGGCCGTTGCTGAGAACTTTAAAGCAATGCATGACTTCAAACGTTCAGCAGAGTGGTATGGCAAACTGGTAAATGATTTTACTGATGAGCAGAACAGCGGTAAAGTGCAGGATATGTTCTTTAAAGGTACCATGGAGATCTACGCACGTGAATACGATGCGGCAGATTCAACCTGGGGCGCCTTCGCAGCTAAATATCCTAACAACGAAGCTTTAGGTATTTACTGGAGAGGTCGTGCCAACATGGCGAAAGATCCTGAAGCAAAATCAGGTGTTGCTGTTCCTTACTTCCAGAAATTCTTTGAGATCAAAGGAGATGAGAAGATGAACAAACCAGCCCAGCTGATGTTCCCTTATCAGTATATGATGATCTACTACTACAATAAGGATGATCAGGCAAATATGAAGATCTGGATGGACAAAGTACTGGCTATCGATCCTAACAACGCTACCGTGAAAGCGATCCAGGAAAACCAGGAAAATAAATCCAAAGCTGCAGCTGTTAAACCAGCTCAGGGTAACAAAAAGTAA
- a CDS encoding substrate-binding domain-containing protein, which translates to MTTGILKRNQIAVILLAVAALVASCGQANKSAGQQDTPTAGTIRISVDETYRPLMEAEIKVFESLYKDAHIIAEYKPEAECFKDLLADSSRLIFVTRDFSEAEKTYFKEAKVSPQSLLLAWDGVALITNRSNPDSILTMDQVRKIMDGSDSTKKHQIVFDNQNSSTVRYVRDSINKGKPLPQNVMAAKTNPEVVDYVAKMKDAIGVIGVSWISDPNDSTSIEFTNKVQVVKVRADYGSEFVKPYQAYIALGSYQLKRGLFYCLKEPYSGLGSGFATFLGSYEGQMIIAKFRLFPARLNVVFREANIK; encoded by the coding sequence ATGACGACCGGAATATTGAAGCGAAACCAGATCGCTGTTATCTTGTTAGCCGTAGCAGCGCTAGTGGCCTCCTGTGGACAGGCCAACAAGTCCGCAGGACAGCAGGATACGCCAACTGCAGGGACCATCAGAATAAGTGTGGATGAAACCTATCGCCCGCTGATGGAAGCCGAAATTAAGGTTTTTGAATCCTTATATAAGGATGCGCATATCATTGCTGAATACAAGCCCGAAGCTGAGTGTTTTAAAGATCTGTTGGCCGATAGTTCAAGGCTGATCTTCGTAACAAGAGATTTCAGTGAAGCAGAAAAGACATATTTTAAAGAGGCAAAGGTATCGCCGCAAAGCCTGCTCCTTGCCTGGGATGGCGTAGCGCTGATTACTAACCGTAGTAATCCCGACAGTATCCTTACAATGGACCAGGTGCGGAAAATTATGGACGGGTCTGATTCCACGAAAAAACATCAAATAGTTTTTGATAATCAGAATTCAAGTACGGTAAGATATGTCCGCGATTCGATCAATAAGGGAAAACCGTTGCCGCAGAACGTAATGGCTGCGAAAACCAATCCCGAAGTGGTTGATTATGTGGCTAAAATGAAAGATGCGATTGGTGTAATAGGAGTGAGCTGGATCTCGGATCCCAACGACTCAACTTCTATAGAGTTTACAAATAAAGTGCAAGTGGTCAAGGTGAGAGCAGATTATGGTTCGGAATTTGTAAAACCATATCAGGCATACATCGCTCTTGGTTCCTACCAGCTTAAACGTGGTTTGTTCTACTGCTTGAAAGAACCATATTCAGGATTGGGATCAGGGTTCGCCACTTTCCTGGGGAGTTATGAAGGACAGATGATCATTGCGAAATTCAGACTGTTCCCTGCGAGATTGAATGTAGTATTCAGGGAAGCGAACATTAAGTAA
- a CDS encoding low molecular weight protein-tyrosine-phosphatase — MKILMVCLGNICRSPLAEGILRHLALQQGLDWEIDSAGTGNWHVGDPPDRRSVKVAQRHGIDISGLRGRQFQAADFDRFDRIFAMDLDNYRDILLKARTDADKAKLQLLLDDQQPVPDPWYDDALFEPVYNMIYEACEKIVAGKK; from the coding sequence ATGAAAATACTGATGGTATGCCTGGGGAACATCTGCCGTTCGCCCCTGGCAGAAGGAATACTAAGGCATCTTGCACTTCAGCAGGGACTGGACTGGGAAATAGATTCTGCCGGTACGGGTAACTGGCATGTGGGCGATCCTCCCGACCGCCGGTCGGTGAAGGTTGCACAGCGCCACGGAATAGATATCTCCGGCCTGCGGGGCAGACAGTTTCAGGCAGCAGATTTTGACCGGTTTGACCGCATTTTTGCCATGGACCTGGATAATTACAGGGATATACTCCTGAAAGCAAGAACTGACGCAGATAAGGCTAAATTGCAACTGTTGCTGGACGATCAGCAACCCGTGCCCGATCCATGGTATGACGACGCCTTATTTGAACCGGTGTATAACATGATCTACGAGGCCTGTGAGAAGATCGTGGCAGGAAAAAAATAA
- the hisS gene encoding histidine--tRNA ligase, protein MIKPSIPKGTRDFGPVVVRKRQYIFQTIRETFELFGFQPLETPTMENLDTLTGKYGEEGDKLIFKILDNGDILGRAQQAKDSRELGILLCEKALRYDLTIPFARYVVMNQHELALPFKRYQMQPVWRADRPQKGRYREFYQCDADVVGSNSLLNEIELLLIYDTVFTRLKLDGYEVRINNRKILSALAEIIGKPALLTDITVAIDKLDKIGIGKVKEELQERGLAASEIAIIENFLGIEGNNEEKLQQLSTLFKDSPTGLKGIEELSYVLHTQPDAFKTTPILDVTLARGLNYYTGMIVEVKAPPAVKMGSIGGGGRYDDLTGLFGLPGLSGVGISFGVDRIYDVLEELQLFPAAAQQGTQVLFFNLDAQSSSVAFKLLMQLRNKGISSELFHEPSKMDKQMKYANKRNIPYVIIMGESEVQEQVVSVKNMVTGTQEKVKMADLADYNF, encoded by the coding sequence ATGATAAAACCCAGTATACCAAAAGGTACCCGGGATTTCGGACCGGTGGTGGTAAGAAAACGGCAATACATTTTCCAGACCATCCGTGAAACATTTGAGCTGTTTGGATTCCAGCCACTGGAAACCCCTACAATGGAGAACCTGGATACGCTTACTGGTAAATACGGTGAAGAAGGTGATAAGCTGATATTCAAGATCCTTGACAATGGCGACATCCTCGGTCGTGCCCAACAGGCAAAGGATAGCCGGGAACTGGGCATCTTATTATGTGAGAAAGCCCTGCGTTACGACCTCACTATCCCTTTTGCGAGATATGTGGTAATGAACCAGCATGAACTGGCCCTTCCTTTCAAACGTTACCAGATGCAGCCGGTATGGCGTGCTGACAGACCTCAAAAGGGCCGGTACCGGGAGTTTTATCAATGTGATGCCGACGTTGTAGGCAGCAATTCTCTGTTAAATGAAATTGAATTGCTTCTCATATATGATACTGTTTTTACCCGGCTGAAATTAGATGGGTATGAAGTTCGTATCAACAATCGTAAAATATTGAGTGCGCTTGCTGAGATAATTGGTAAACCTGCCCTGCTCACGGATATTACTGTGGCTATTGACAAATTAGATAAGATAGGTATAGGGAAGGTAAAGGAGGAACTACAAGAGCGGGGACTGGCTGCCAGTGAAATTGCCATCATTGAAAACTTCCTGGGTATTGAAGGTAACAACGAGGAAAAACTGCAACAGTTGAGTACTCTCTTCAAAGATTCTCCTACCGGTCTGAAAGGCATTGAAGAATTATCTTATGTATTGCATACACAACCGGACGCCTTCAAAACCACCCCGATCCTGGATGTAACACTGGCCCGCGGCCTGAACTACTATACAGGTATGATCGTGGAAGTTAAAGCACCTCCTGCTGTCAAAATGGGTAGCATTGGCGGTGGCGGCCGCTATGATGACCTTACCGGCCTGTTTGGCCTGCCGGGTCTTTCCGGCGTAGGTATCTCTTTCGGTGTGGACCGTATTTACGATGTACTGGAAGAACTGCAATTATTCCCTGCTGCAGCCCAACAGGGTACTCAGGTGCTATTCTTCAACCTGGATGCGCAGTCAAGCAGCGTCGCTTTCAAACTGCTGATGCAATTGCGTAATAAGGGCATTTCTTCTGAATTATTCCATGAACCATCTAAAATGGATAAGCAGATGAAATATGCGAATAAAAGGAATATCCCCTATGTGATCATTATGGGCGAAAGTGAGGTACAGGAACAAGTAGTGAGCGTTAAGAATATGGTGACCGGCACACAGGAGAAAGTGAAGATGGCGGATTTAGCGGATTATAATTTCTGA
- a CDS encoding protein-disulfide reductase DsbD family protein — translation MKHLLTFIILITAVFAVRAQENPAPAAVAKWEYTAEKKGEHEYILHLKGTVEKDWKLFSTTMKDDEPNTRVVVDSAATVTGISEEGELKKAPEPLFDNTEIKYFENQVSLLVAVKLNGPVTKLEGAVNYMALKGDEVVGPEEVKFRFNADANGNLVNVAAGLQESSAAGQTLKRATIDKDHPVNNCGGEEGTAKKSLWGLFILGVIGGFIALLTPCVFPMIPLTVSFFTKKSQDRKTGVMNASIYGFFIFLIYVLLSLPFHFLDSLDPEILNNISTNVWLNLIFFVIFIVFAISFFGYFEITLPSGLASKVDAKTSVGGIIGIFFMALTLALVSFSCTGPILGSLLAGSLSTDGGAMQLTVGMAGFGFALALPFALFAMFPNLLKSLPKSGGWLTSVKVVLGFIEVAMAIKFLSNADLVTHWGLVKREVFFAVWIICGFLIVLYLLGKIRFPHDSPLKKISPTRWVLALIFLAMTLYLLPGVTNTKYANRRLISGFPPPLSYSLYKNAAKGVEANVVNDYEAALKLAKEQHKPILIDFTGWACVNCRKMEENVWPDEKVRTLIEEDYILVSLYVDDRKLLPEDQQFLFTTNTGRKKEIKTVGDKYATMQTENFVNNSQPYYVLISPDEKLLTKPVGYTPRASEYASWLKCGLEAFKKGK, via the coding sequence ATGAAGCATTTGCTTACGTTCATTATCCTTATCACCGCGGTATTTGCTGTCAGGGCACAGGAAAATCCTGCTCCGGCAGCTGTCGCAAAATGGGAGTACACAGCGGAGAAAAAGGGTGAACATGAATATATATTACATCTGAAAGGTACTGTTGAGAAAGATTGGAAATTGTTTTCCACTACCATGAAAGATGATGAACCTAACACCCGCGTGGTGGTTGACAGTGCCGCTACTGTTACTGGCATCAGCGAAGAAGGAGAACTGAAAAAAGCGCCCGAACCGCTATTCGATAATACAGAGATCAAATACTTCGAAAACCAGGTGTCTCTCCTGGTAGCTGTAAAGCTGAACGGCCCTGTTACAAAGCTGGAAGGTGCTGTTAACTATATGGCACTGAAAGGTGACGAGGTGGTAGGACCGGAAGAAGTGAAATTCCGTTTTAATGCAGATGCAAACGGCAACCTGGTGAATGTAGCTGCGGGCCTGCAGGAATCGAGCGCCGCGGGGCAAACCCTGAAACGTGCTACGATCGACAAAGACCATCCCGTGAATAACTGCGGTGGGGAAGAGGGTACTGCCAAAAAAAGCCTTTGGGGATTGTTTATCCTCGGTGTGATCGGTGGCTTTATTGCTTTGCTGACGCCCTGTGTGTTCCCGATGATACCGCTGACCGTATCATTTTTCACTAAAAAGTCGCAGGATAGAAAGACAGGTGTCATGAACGCCAGTATTTACGGCTTTTTCATATTCCTGATATATGTGTTATTAAGCTTACCCTTCCATTTCCTGGATTCACTGGATCCTGAGATCCTGAACAATATCTCTACCAACGTATGGCTAAACCTGATCTTCTTCGTGATCTTTATTGTGTTTGCCATTTCGTTCTTTGGCTATTTTGAGATCACCCTGCCAAGTGGGCTTGCCAGTAAAGTAGATGCAAAAACAAGCGTTGGAGGCATCATTGGTATTTTCTTTATGGCATTGACGCTGGCATTGGTATCATTCTCCTGTACCGGTCCTATCCTGGGTTCCCTGCTGGCAGGTTCTTTGTCCACCGATGGCGGCGCTATGCAGCTGACAGTAGGTATGGCTGGTTTCGGATTTGCGCTGGCATTGCCTTTCGCTTTGTTCGCCATGTTCCCGAACTTGTTGAAATCACTGCCTAAATCCGGCGGCTGGCTCACTTCAGTAAAAGTAGTATTAGGCTTTATTGAAGTAGCAATGGCTATTAAGTTCCTCTCCAATGCAGACCTGGTAACGCACTGGGGACTGGTAAAACGCGAGGTTTTCTTTGCAGTATGGATCATCTGTGGTTTCCTGATAGTGCTCTACCTCCTGGGCAAGATCCGTTTCCCGCACGATTCACCGCTGAAGAAGATCAGTCCGACCCGTTGGGTATTGGCGTTGATCTTCCTGGCAATGACTTTGTACCTGCTGCCTGGCGTAACAAACACCAAATATGCCAATCGCAGATTGATCAGCGGTTTCCCTCCGCCATTAAGCTATAGTCTTTATAAGAACGCTGCTAAAGGGGTTGAGGCGAATGTGGTAAATGACTATGAAGCAGCGCTGAAACTTGCAAAGGAACAGCACAAACCGATCCTGATAGACTTCACAGGATGGGCTTGTGTGAACTGCCGTAAAATGGAAGAGAATGTATGGCCGGATGAGAAAGTAAGAACATTGATAGAAGAAGATTATATCCTCGTATCATTGTATGTGGACGACAGGAAATTGTTACCGGAAGATCAGCAGTTCCTCTTTACTACCAATACCGGTCGCAAGAAGGAGATCAAAACTGTGGGCGATAAATACGCTACCATGCAGACAGAGAATTTTGTGAACAATTCACAGCCTTATTATGTGCTGATAAGCCCTGATGAGAAGCTGTTAACAAAGCCTGTTGGATATACGCCCCGTGCAAGCGAATATGCCAGCTGGTTGAAGTGCGGGTTAGAAGCGTTTAAGAAAGGAAAGTAA
- a CDS encoding protein-disulfide reductase DsbD domain-containing protein, translating into MTATIESKWHLYAQEAGEGPVPTTFKLTKNPLVVPVGKIREVGKLHKAFDKNFDSELKYYENQVNFVQKVTVKGKAATKVKGSVEFMVCDDHQCLPPKEVEFAISVGGK; encoded by the coding sequence ATGACGGCTACCATAGAGAGCAAATGGCACCTGTACGCACAGGAGGCAGGTGAAGGTCCGGTACCTACTACTTTCAAACTGACGAAAAATCCGTTGGTGGTACCAGTAGGCAAGATCCGTGAAGTAGGCAAGCTGCATAAGGCATTTGATAAGAACTTCGATTCCGAGCTGAAATACTACGAAAACCAGGTGAATTTCGTGCAGAAGGTAACCGTTAAAGGAAAGGCTGCTACTAAAGTAAAAGGTAGCGTAGAGTTTATGGTGTGTGATGATCACCAGTGCCTGCCGCCGAAAGAAGTGGAATTCGCTATCAGCGTAGGAGGAAAATAA
- the purQ gene encoding phosphoribosylformylglycinamidine synthase subunit PurQ, whose product MKFGVVTFPGSNCDHDMIDSLRNDLGQEVIELWHKDSDLSKFTKEDCIVLPGGFSYGDYLRCGAIARFSPMMQSVIEFANKGGRVIGVCNGFQILCEAGLLPGALLQNSHQQFVCKNVYLKSENTSASLTKDVTGRALKIPVAHGEGRYYADDATLEGLFANNQVLFRYCDEFGNVVDNANPNGALRNIAGICNKERNVFGMMPHPERATSSVLGNTDGQLIFQSLINNN is encoded by the coding sequence ATGAAATTTGGCGTTGTCACCTTTCCAGGCTCTAATTGCGATCATGACATGATCGATTCACTGCGTAACGATCTTGGACAGGAGGTAATAGAGCTGTGGCATAAAGACTCTGACCTGAGCAAGTTCACTAAAGAAGATTGTATTGTACTGCCAGGCGGCTTTTCCTACGGCGATTACCTGCGTTGCGGTGCTATTGCCCGTTTTAGTCCCATGATGCAGAGCGTGATAGAGTTTGCCAATAAAGGTGGTCGTGTGATCGGGGTATGTAATGGTTTCCAGATCCTGTGTGAAGCGGGTCTGTTACCGGGCGCCCTGCTGCAGAACAGCCATCAGCAGTTTGTATGTAAGAATGTATACCTGAAAAGTGAAAATACATCCGCATCCCTGACCAAAGATGTGACCGGACGCGCATTGAAGATCCCGGTAGCACATGGTGAAGGCCGCTATTATGCAGATGATGCAACACTGGAAGGCCTGTTTGCCAACAACCAGGTACTTTTCCGTTACTGCGATGAATTCGGTAATGTGGTAGATAATGCCAATCCTAATGGAGCGCTGCGTAATATCGCCGGTATCTGTAATAAAGAGCGTAACGTATTCGGTATGATGCCGCACCCTGAAAGGGCTACCAGTTCAGTATTAGGCAATACCGATGGCCAGCTTATTTTCCAGAGCCTTATTAACAATAATTGA
- a CDS encoding tetratricopeptide repeat protein produces the protein MRILLPLMVISCFTVSVANAQTTDKEKALAKKNEAIQLMDDGKLAESIALLEEARKLDPAEPEIVYEMALAQYQQKNFEGAMKLLKELVKKKQATGRVYAMMGNTFDEMGKPEKAIDIYDEGIKKFPEEGNLYLERGVMEIRRNDHNAALGFFEKGIQAAPMYPSNYYRAAKIFFDSDQEVWGMIYGEIFMNIERGSKRTEEISKLLYYTYKGEIKFGTDTSAAVSFAKQNNTIYLDASQSKKKQVSSLASALAEQVMASMGNSFANGAYEMTLVKSIIGEKMINLESLNRIRTRFLDIYAQDGRDTSYPVVLFDFQRKVKEAGYLGAYNYWILGWGDEKVFEEWRSEHRQEWTDFMKWFKENRINITGANAFVRTRMILQDAIKKSEK, from the coding sequence ATGCGAATACTACTACCCCTGATGGTAATAAGTTGCTTTACTGTTTCTGTAGCAAATGCCCAGACCACCGACAAGGAAAAGGCCCTCGCCAAAAAGAATGAAGCCATTCAGCTGATGGACGATGGTAAACTGGCTGAGTCCATTGCATTACTTGAAGAAGCCCGTAAGCTTGACCCGGCTGAACCCGAAATAGTGTATGAAATGGCGTTAGCCCAATACCAGCAAAAGAACTTTGAGGGAGCTATGAAGCTGTTAAAAGAACTGGTGAAGAAGAAACAGGCAACAGGCAGAGTATATGCCATGATGGGAAATACGTTCGATGAAATGGGGAAACCGGAAAAAGCCATCGACATTTATGATGAAGGCATTAAAAAATTCCCGGAAGAAGGTAATCTGTATCTGGAGCGGGGCGTGATGGAGATAAGGAGGAACGATCATAATGCAGCCCTGGGATTTTTTGAAAAGGGTATACAGGCAGCGCCGATGTATCCGTCCAACTATTACAGGGCAGCGAAGATCTTTTTTGATTCTGACCAGGAAGTATGGGGAATGATCTATGGAGAGATCTTTATGAATATTGAACGTGGATCTAAACGTACGGAAGAAATCAGCAAACTTTTGTATTATACTTACAAAGGAGAGATTAAATTTGGGACCGATACCAGTGCGGCTGTAAGTTTCGCTAAACAGAACAATACAATCTATCTGGATGCCAGCCAGAGTAAAAAGAAGCAGGTGAGTTCCCTGGCCAGTGCCCTGGCCGAACAGGTAATGGCATCAATGGGAAATTCCTTTGCGAACGGAGCATACGAAATGACTTTGGTAAAGTCGATCATAGGAGAGAAGATGATCAACCTGGAATCCCTGAACCGTATCAGGACCAGATTCCTGGACATATATGCGCAGGATGGACGTGATACGAGTTACCCGGTGGTCCTTTTCGATTTCCAGCGGAAGGTGAAAGAGGCAGGTTACCTGGGGGCTTATAACTACTGGATACTGGGCTGGGGTGACGAAAAGGTATTTGAAGAATGGAGGAGTGAACATAGACAGGAATGGACCGATTTTATGAAATGGTTCAAAGAGAACAGGATCAACATTACAGGGGCGAATGCTTTCGTACGCACACGGATGATCCTGCAGGATGCAATAAAGAAGTCGGAAAAATAG
- a CDS encoding DNA-3-methyladenine glycosylase, whose amino-acid sequence MDTIAYQKLSSGFYNRPDVLKIARELLGKIIVTKFNGELTSARIVETEAYAGVIDRASHAYGGRRTARTEVMFGEAGVAYVYLIYGIHQLFNIVTNKADIPHAILIRGAEPIAGVPLMLRRTGKQVADFTLTRGPGNVSKALGITLNHTGESLLGDEFYLASDGFTPSRADIIATPRIGVDYAGADALLPYRFIIRGNKYVSGKLSQNTPR is encoded by the coding sequence TTGGATACCATCGCTTATCAGAAATTATCATCCGGTTTCTATAACCGTCCTGACGTTCTAAAGATTGCACGTGAATTACTGGGGAAGATCATCGTAACAAAGTTCAACGGTGAACTTACGTCTGCGCGCATCGTAGAAACGGAGGCCTATGCCGGTGTCATAGACAGGGCTTCCCATGCTTATGGTGGCAGGCGTACTGCCCGGACGGAGGTCATGTTCGGTGAAGCCGGTGTAGCATATGTTTACCTGATCTATGGTATCCATCAGTTATTCAATATTGTCACCAATAAAGCGGACATCCCGCATGCCATTCTGATCAGGGGGGCGGAACCTATAGCAGGTGTACCCCTTATGCTGCGCCGTACCGGAAAGCAAGTGGCAGATTTCACTTTAACCAGGGGGCCGGGAAATGTATCAAAAGCATTGGGGATCACTTTAAACCACACAGGTGAATCCCTGTTGGGGGATGAATTTTATCTTGCCTCAGATGGTTTTACACCGTCCAGGGCTGATATCATTGCTACTCCCCGGATAGGTGTGGACTATGCGGGAGCAGATGCATTGTTGCCCTATCGTTTTATTATCCGCGGCAATAAATATGTTAGCGGAAAGCTATCACAAAATACCCCTCGTTAA